The window AGGATAACATTTTAACGCCATGGCAAGACAGAAAATGAACTCACCTATAAAAATCCACCCCATTACAGTACCACTTAGAGTGAAAAAACCTATGACGTTGAAAATTAAAAAGGCGATCATTGTTAATTTGAACCACCTAGGACTATTACCTAAAAAATATTTCATCAAACTAATTGTTTAAGTGCAATTTCAAATGCAGTAGAACTGATTTGTTTTTTTGAACTGTTGTTATTAAATGTATTTTGGATCGCATTGCGTATGGTCATGCTCGTATCATTGAAAATAGCCTCGTCAGTCATTTGTACGCGACGTTCCATAAAATAAGCAAAAACTCGTGCCATACCACAATTAGAAATAAAGTCTGGAATAAGACTTACCTTCTCGTCAGTATGTTCCATAATGGAGCCAAAGAAAATTTCTTTATCTGCAAATGGTACATTTGCACCACAGGAAATTACCTCTAGTCCAGAGGAAATCATTTGATCGATTTGTTCTTGAGAAATCAATCTAGAAGCTGCACACGGAGCAAAAACCTCTGTTTTTATATTCCAAATGCGTTCATTTACTTCTTCAAAAGGAATCAGCTCCTTTGCTCTAAGTGTGTTACCATCTTTATTTAAAAAGAGATCTGTGATCTCCTGATGGGAGAAACCGTCTTCATTTATCAAACCGCCTACACGATCGATAATTCCTACTACTTTTGCGCCCATTTGAGAAAGGTAAAAAGCTGCAGCGCTCCCTACATTACCAAATCCTTGAACAACTGCACGTTTTCCTTTTACATCTCCACCATAAATATCGTAGAAGTGTTTTACCGCTTCAGCAACGCCAAAGCCAGTAATCATATCTGCTACGGTATATTTTCTAGAGACGTCTGGAGAAAAAGTAGGGTTTTCTATTACTTTAATCACGCCTTGACGCAGCTGTCCTATTCGGTTGATTTTATCTGCCTCAGTAGGAGCAAAGTGTCCATTAAAAACACCTTCTTGAGGATGCCATACACCGCAATCTTCGGTCATAGGTATTACCTCGTGAATTTCGTCTACGTTTAAATCGCCACCAGTACCGTAATAACTTTTGAGTAATGGTGATACTGCTTTATACCAGCGTTCTAAAACCCCTTTTTTACGAGGATCTTGTGGATCAAAATTGATTCCTGATTTTGCACCGCCTATTGCTGGTCCAGAAACAGTGAACTTAATTTCCATTGTTTTTGCAAGAGAAAGAACTTCATTTTTATCGAGTCCTTTTCTCATTCTAGTTCCACCACCAGCTGCTCCGCCTCGTAGACTGTTTATTACGGTCCATCCTTCGGCATCAGTCTCAGGATCATTCCAGTGAAAAACTATTTCTGGTTCGGCGTTTTCATAACGTTTAAGAAGTTCCTTCATAGGCTGTCATAAGTTTGCACAAATATAATGGTACTGCGATTGTAAATAGACTTTTTTACAATTTCTTAAGGTACGTAAATTCTCCCGCTACTGTGATCTTGTGTCGCTCCAGTCACGCTAGCAAGACAATTATTCTCGTTGCGCAATTTAAGCACGCCCAAAAAAGCAAAGATTAGAGCTTCCTTATTTTCCACTATTTTATCATCTGGAATTACGATTCTAGCGCTAGAAAGTTTTTTAATTCTATTTATTAAATAGCTGTTGAATGCTCCTCCACCAGTTATGAGAACGCTTGAATTATCTTTAATTTGTTTTGAAATTTGAATAGCTACATGTTCTGTAAAAGTGGCGATAATGTCGTAGTTGTTTGTGATACAGTCAAGTATTTCAAATATATTTTCATTTACCCATTCTAATCCTAAGGATTTAGGAGCTTCTAGGTTGTAAAATTCAAGGCGATTTAAGTTTTTGAGGATAGAGGTTTGTATGGTTCCCGCTTTCGCGAAAGCGCCACCAGCATCATACTCTTTACCTAATTTCAAAGCATAGTGATTGAGAACAACGTTTACGGGACAGATGTCAAAAGCGATTCTAATATCGTTATCAGAAAAGCTAAGATTTGCAAATCCACCCAGGTTGAGGCAGTAATCATAATCTCCGAATAATAGTTGATCACCTATGGGAACTAACGGAGCGCCTTGCCCTTTCAATGCAACGTCTTGTACTCTGAAATCACAAATTAACCTCTTATTAATAAGACTGGCTAGTTCTGGTAAGTTTCCTATTTGAAGAGTCAGTCCTTTGCTCGGTTGATGAAAAATAGTGTGTCCATGAGAACAAACTGCTAAAAGATTAGTAATATCATTTTTTTTAATGAAGCGATTGATATTCTCAGCTAGGTAGGTCGTGTATTCCTTATTTAATGATGAAATGGAAGTATTATCACCATGAATAGCGTCTTTTAATTTTTGTTTCATTGCAGCCGAATAGGGAAATGTTTCGGTTGTATGAATTTGAAAGCTCCAGCGGTCTTTACGTACTAAGGTAACGTGTGCAATATCAATGCCGTCGAGGGATGTTCCTGACATGACTCCTAAAACGTTATAGTACTGATGATTCATATCTTAAAGTTGTTGAAAATAGACTAGAATAGCATTAAATTTGCAAAACGGAAAAATAACTAAAAAAATAAAATACTAAATGGACTTTGGCCTAACAGAAGAGCATCTTATGATAAGAGATGCAGCGAGAGATTTTGCAAGAACGGAATTATTACCTGGTGTAATAGAGCGAGATAATCTTCAAAAATTTCCTACTGAGCAAGTGAAGAAAATGGGTGAACTAGGATTTCTAGGTATGATGGCGTCTCCTAAATACGGCGGTGGCGGAATGGATACTATTTCTTACGTACTTGTAATGGAAGAGCTTTCTAAAATAGATGCAAGTGCTTCGGTAATTGTTTCAGTAAACAATTCTTTAGTTTGTTGGGGTTTAGACACCTATGGAAATGAGGCGCAAAAAGAAAAGTATTTAACAAAGCTTACTACAGGAGAATCTATAGGAGCATTCTGTTTATCAGAACCTGAGGCTGGAAGTGATGCTACTTCGCAGAAAACAACTGCTATTGATAAAGGAGATCACTATGTGCTTAATGGTACAAAAAACTGGATTACTAACGGTAATAGTGCAGATTTCTATCTTGTGATAGCACAAACTGATAAAGAGAAAAAGCACAAAGGAATCAATGCTTTTATTGTAGAAAAAGGATGGGACGGATTCGAAGTAGGTGTAAAAGAAGATAAACTAGGTATACGAGGTAGTGATACGCACTCTTTGATATTCAATGATGTAAAAGTTCCTAAAGAAAATAGAATAGGAGAAGATGGATTTGGTTTTAAGTTTGCTATGAAAACACTTTCTGGTGGTCGTATAGGAATTGCTGCTCAAGCATTAGGAATTGCTTCAGGAGCCTATGAGCTAGCAAGAGATTATTCTAAAGTTAGAAAGGCATTTGGTACAGAGATATGTAATCATCAAGCAATTGCTTTCAAACTTGCAGATATGCATACTAATATTACTGCTGCACGTCATTTAGTGATGCAAAGTGCTTGGGATAAGGATCAAGGTCGCAATTATGATATGAGCGGAGCTATGGCAAAATTATTTGCTTCTCAAGTGGCGATGGATACAACAGTCGAGGCTGTACAAGTTCATGGTGGAAATGGGTATGTAAAAGAATATCACGTAGAACGATTGATGAGAGATGCAAAAATCACTCAGATTTATGAAGGAACAAGTGAAATACAAAAAATCGTTATTTCACGAGGCTTGTTGAAAGATTAAATAGTTTATTTTATTATATAGAAGACAGCTGCAATTTTGCAGCTGTCTTTTTTTATAATCTAATGTAATAAATTGTAGTTTTGTTAACATGAAGATATTAGTTACTGGAGGTTTAGGCTACATAGGTTCTCATGTGGTTGTAGAGTTGCAAAATTTGGATTTTGATGTTATTATCGTTGACAATTTATCAAATGCGTCACTTAATGTTTTAGAAAATATTACCTCTATAACTGGTAAGCAACCAGAATTTAAGAAACTTGATGTAAGAGACAAGAATGCACTTTCTGCTTTTTTCAAGAATCATAATGATATCGATGGTATCATACATTTTGCGGCATTTAAAGCAGTAGGCGAGAGTGTTTCAAACCCCTTAATGTATTATGAAAACAATATAAATTCGCTAATATATCTTTTACAAAACATAGAAGAAAAAGAGATAAGTTTCATTTTTAGTTCCTCTTGTACAGTTTACGGGCAAGCAGATGTCTTGCCGGTGACCGAAGATTCACCAGTAAAACCAGCCGAATCTCCTTATGGTAATACTAAACAGATAGGTGAGGAGATCATTAAGGAGACTTGTAAGGTGAATTCGAACTTAAAAGCAATTTCTTTAAGATATTTTAATCCTATAGGTGCTCATGAAAGTGCTAAAATAGGTGAGCTACCTTTAGGTGTTCCACAAAACCTCGTTCCTTATATAACACAAACAGCAATAGGTTTAAGAGAGCAGTTATCAGTGTTTGGTAAGGACTACCCTACTCGAGATGGTACTGCTATAAGAGATTATATTCATGTGGTAGATCTTGCTAAAGCTCATGTAGCAGCGTTAAAAAGATTATTGTTAAATGAGGCTGATACCAACTACGAATACTTTAATGTAGGAACTGGCGATGGGTCAACGGTTATGGAGGTTGTTACAGCCTTTGAAAAAGCTACGGGAGAAAAGCTCAATTATAAATTCAAAGAGCGCAGGTCAGGAGACGTCATAGCTGCTTATGCAGATACAACTAAGGTAAGCGAGACTTTAGGATGGGAAGCAAAATACTCTTTAGAGGAGTCATTACTTAGTGCATGGAATTGGGAAAAACAAGTTAGAAAAAGTGACATTGTCGAATAACTTATCAGCTTGTATTTAAAGCTACACTTTTTAATTCAAAGGAGCATTTAGTTGAATAACGTCATATTTATTTATTTATCGGTATAACGAGAATAGCTCTGCTTTTAGCTTTGTCAGTTTTTTCGTTAAGTTTTGATTAACATTTTAACCTCAGTTGTTATGTGGAATTATATCTTTGAATTATATTGCCTTAAATTCCTAAAACTATTAATATTATGAGAAAAGTCTACGTACTCATTATGTTTTTTGTCTGTCAAATAGCTATGGCACAAGTGACAAATGAGGCAACTCCAAGAGGTTGGGATCTTGCTTTAAAAAGTCAGCCACAAAAAATTATTATGCCATCTTTTGACCTTGAAGCGGTAAAGCAACAGGATATCATCGATGATGAAATTACAACAAAACCATATAAATTTGGCCACAAAATCCCTGTAGATTTAAACTTGTTTAATTCTGGTTTGTGGACACAACTTGACAATGGAGATCGTATCTGGAGATTAAACATTGAATCTAAAGGTGCGCGAACGATTAATTTTCTATTTGACAGGTATGATTTACCAGCTGGTGCCGAAATGTATCTATATAATAATGATCGATCAGATCGAATGGGTCCATATACAGAAAGTGAGAATCAGGAAGATGGGATTTTAGGTTCTTGGATTATTTATGGAGATAATGTTTGGATCGAATATTACGAACCTGCAGCAGTTAGAAATCAAGGAAGAATTTCCATCGAACAAGTTGTTCATGGTTATAGAGGTTTTGGTATTGAGGAGGAGAACTATTTAAAGCTCAATGAATCTGGAGCCTGTAATGTTGATGTGCAATGTAATCCTAATCAAGGATCTTTTACCGGCACAGACTGGACAACAATTAGAAATAACTATAGACAAGCAGTCGCACGTATTATTATTAATGGTAATGGATTGTGTACAGGAACCATGATTAATAACGTAAGAGAAGACGCAACACCATACTTTTATACTGCTAACCATTGTTTAGGTGTTAGTGATGGCGCTTCTAGTTCTTACAATGCAAATAATTGGTCTTTTGGATTTGAATGGTTTACTAATACACCAGATTGTGCAACGTTTAATAATACCATCGGGCCGTTTAATCCGACGCAAGTTTTAAATGGAGCATCATTAAAGATGAATCATGGGTTTAGTGATACCGCTCTATTTGAATTAAATCAAACACCACCATTAGTATGGAATCTTTACTACGGTGGTTGGGATCGTACCACAACGGTACCTGTAGAACAATTAGGAGTGCACCATCCAAGTGGCGATATCATGAAATTGTGTAGAAATGATCAAGCTGCTGTTGCTCAAAACGTAACCATTGGCGGTGTTACTGCAAATACTTGGGCTATTGCAGATTGGGATTATGGAGTAACTGAAGGTGGATCTTCTGGAAGTTGTCTACTCAATAATAGTGGTCAAATCATAGGGGAACTGTATGGTGGAGCTGCGTTTTGTAATGGAACTAATGACAATGCCCAACCTGATTTCTACGGTAGATTCAGTACAGCTTGGAATGGTGGTGGTACTGCAGCAACGAGATTAAGAGATTGGTTAGATCCAGATAACACTGCACCTAATACTTTAGATGGTGAATTTTATGATATCTTGAATAATGACGAGGTAACTTCTACCATTAGTATTGAAATTTATCCTAACCCAACCTCAGGTATACTCAACGTTACGCTTGAAAATGCTGCAACGTATAACATTTACGATCTTTCCGGAAAATTGATACAATCTGGTTCTTTTGATCAATTAGAAAACCAGTTGAATATAAAATCTTTCGCAAATGGTATCTACTTGTTAAAAGTGCAAGATGGTTCTCGCTCTATAACAGAGAAAATTGCAAAAATTTAGATACATATTTTAATAAAACTCTTAATGAACGCGTTGTAAGATCATGTAATTTTGCAACGCGTTTTTAATTGAAGATTTGAAGGAGAAAAAAAGAGACATAAGGGCATTAACAAAAGAGCAACTAAGAGACTTCTTTATTGAAAAAGGAGAAAAAGCTTTTAGAGGTAATCAAGTATATGAATGGTTATGGAAGAAAGGTGCGCATTCATTTGATGATATGACTAATCTTTCTAAGGAAACAAGGCTTTTTCTAGACACTTATTTTGATATCAATCATATCAAAGTAGATGATATGCAAAGAAGCCAGGATGGTACAATAAAAAATGCAGTGAAATTGCATGATGGTCTCACGGTGGAGTCTGTTTTAATTCCCACGGCAACGCGTACTACAGCTTGCGTGTCTTCTCAAGTAGGTTGCAGTTTAAATTGTGAATTTTGTGCTACGGCAAGACTAAAACGCATGCGTAACTTACAACCTGATGAAATTTATGATCAAGTTGTAGCTATAGATCAACAAAGTAGAATGTATCATGGCTTCCCATTGTCTAATATCGTTTTCATGGGAATGGGAGAACCATTGATGAATTATAACAACGTTCTCAAGTCTATAGAGAAAATAACTGGTGAAGATGGCTTAGGAATGTCTCCTAAAAGAATCACCCTTTCTACCAGCGGTGTTCCTAAAATGATGAAAAAGCTTGCAGACGATGGTCCTAAATTCAATCTAGCCCTATCATTACATAGCGCTATTGATGAAAAGCGTACCAAGATCATGCCTTTTAACGAGCAATTTCCGCTTGCTGACATAAAGGAGGCGTTAAAATACTGGTATGACAAAACAGGAACTAGAGTCACTTATGAGTACGTGGTCTGGAAAGGTATAAATGATACCATTGATGATGTTCATGAATTGATCAAATTTTGTAAAGTCATCCCTTGTAAGGTAAACATCATAGAATATAATTCTATCGATGATCCTAGATTTGAGCAAGCTAGTCCTAAGGCAATTGACCTTTATAAGACACAGCTAGAACGCAATCATATCATTGTAAATGTGCGCCGTAGTAGAGGTAAAGACATTGATGCTGCATGTGGTCAGTTGGCTAATAAACAATAAAACTAATGGCAGTTTTACAAATTATTATATGAAACTTTTTTAATTAGAAGTTTGTAATAATTCCGCTTTCGCGAAAGCGAGATCATGAGTATTCTATTTCTACAAATCTTAGCGTCTACAATAACAATCTCAGTTATAAGACGCAGTACACACCTGAAGCTTGTAATTTTATAAACCTAATGCAGTTACACCTGCAAAGTTTTTAGGATAACTCCTGGATTTAAACCCTGAAGAATCAATTTCTAAGACACCATCTACTTCGATTGTTGTGTCCAGTTCCCATAGAATATCTCCAGCATAATTTACTTCTCTTATGATATCTCCAGAAGTACTTGTAATTAATGAATTTCCAGATGGTAATCGTTGTACACCAGAGGTACGCGGTGATGTTATTTCTTCACTTGAATAGCTCCATACAGGTGTGCTAGGGTTATTTCCAGTGCCAGGTAACGATGGGTATACACCATCTGCAGTGACATTGATATTTACTTCCTTAATAGTGGAGAAATTTGGATCATCTTGATTATCAAAAACTAAAAAAGTTCCACGAGATAAAATATTATCTCCTACAAAAGTAGTGTCATGTTGATCATGCAATTGACGATCTGCTGATGTTCCAGAATTATAACTTTCTGGATTTCCCCATCGGTATAAAATTTGACCGCCTTTATTGTATCTGCCTCCTGTGTTTGTAGCTGCTTGTTGAGTCGTTAGATCATGATCGATAATGATGAACTCATCGAGCACACGGCTATTTAATATGATTTGATCTAAAGAAGGGATGTAATCCAGCCCATTAACATGAGTGAAATTAATACCTTCTGTAGACTGATTGATATCAAAAAGACTACCATTACTTGCATCTCCAAAATTGAGCTGATTGGAATCAAAATCTTGAACAAGATGATCCCAAAGTGACCATTCCCAAACTATGTTTGCCTGATTAGTTCCTACTGGCTCAATTTCTATAACCTTATCAATAACGAGTCTGTCTTCAACTATGGTGTTAGGATCTCTACCATTAGCAATGCATTCTGCACGATCCTTAACCACCCAAACAGACGCTAGAATATTGCCATTAGGTAAAAGAGCAATATCATGATGTAAGGCTTCTGTTGAAGTATCCAGTTCCCACTTCCAGATTTGATTATTATTTTTATCAATGATTTCAATTGCTCCTGTTTTTCCTCCTATAATAATACCATTATCAACTCCTGTGACAACAGACCTAACAACAGATCCATCTTCTCTTAAATAACCCATCAACGTAGATTCTGAGCTAGACCATCTTTGTAAAACGTTACCTTCTCTATTAATAAGAAAAGAGGTGTTCCCTCTAAAAGGTGAAACGAGAACATAATCATCAGTTAGACGATCAGCATCGTAGACAGTAATGTTTGCTTCGGTCTCAACTTCGGGAGTAATCACCATCATGTCATCATCATCTTTACAAGAGTATATTAATGTTACCGTTAGTACCAATACCATTTTAGACCATAGTCTTGTATTTGAAATTTTAGCAATCATATTTTGAGGGTATTTCTTTAGAAAGTACAATGTTAATTATTAGATGTCACAATTTCATTACTTTTTTAGTGTAAAGTATAAGAAAAGTTCGAAAAGATAGATTTATAATATCCTTAATAAAGCTTAACAATAAATGTTTAAAACCTTTTATTTCAAAACGATCCTAATAAAAAAAGCACCTCATATAGAAGTGCTTTTAGATAACGTTAAAATGAAGTAGTTTATTTTACAAATTTAATAGAACGTGTTTTTCCGTTAAAGTTAATTTTGGCAATGTAAACTCCATCAGTTGCTGCGTTCATATCAATGGACGCGCTAGAATGATCTACTTGTTGATGAATTACCTGTTGACCTAGAAGATTATAAACCTCTATGTTGTCTAAAATACCTTCTGTGATTTCTATATTGAAGTTATTTGTTGTGCTGTTAAAAAAGTAATTTAAGTCTATACCATTAACATCATCTACACTAAGAGTTGAGGTAATATTTACCGCATCTGCATACACTGAATTTGCTGTTGTTACTCCTGTGAGTAAGGCTGATTTGTCTCTGATACCAAAATAGTAATCACCAGCAGCAGTAGGAGTAAATGTTCCCGATCTCATTTGATGAGTTACATTATTCATGTCATCAAATGTAGCAAGAAGTGTATTAGTGGTGCCATCTGTAGTCGTTGCGGCTACCACCTCAATATCTTTGTTTGGAGTTGTTGCATCTGAAACAACTCTATTTCTTTGTTGAAAACTAAAAGTATATTGAGAGTTAGCAGCAAGTGTATAAGGACCTAAATATATAGTGGCATCAGCCGCAGCATCAGTAAATGTGCTGTTTGAAAATACAGAACCTACACCATTACTAGCATAATCATTTGTGGTGTCTCCGTCACTTAGGTCATCTTGTCTATAACCCCAATTTCCAGTTGTAGATAAATAATTTATTCCAAGGTTTAAAACTAAGGCTTGATTAGCGTCTGGTTCAAAATCTTCATCAAAAGGAAAAGCAACTCCAGGAACAGGTGTTGTTCCTACAATAACTTCCTCCCAATCTGAAAGAAGTCCACCAGCACAAGACTGTCTTACGAATACATTGTAAGATACTCCAGGTGTTAAACCAGTTAGTTGATAGCTATTGCCTGCTAGTACTGTATCGACAGTTCCTCCTGCGTCTCTTACCGCATAAGGGAATTCCCCATATCTAATATCAAAGTTTCCGGCGTTATCCCAAGTGACATCTGCGGTAGTATTAGTAAGATTTGTGGCATCAAAGCTCAAATTATTAGGAATATCACATGCAGGTGCTTCTTCTACAAGAATATCGTCTAAATTGAAAGATGCTCCATCAGTTCCAGTATAGTTGATTTCAACAAAAACATTGTTCAAACCAGCGTAAGCCGTAAGGTCTAAAGTAACTTCTATCCAAGTAAAACTGGTGAAAACCCCAAGGTCTGCTTCTGTCCATAGGGCAGTAGTATTTGCTCCTTGTCTGGCAGATATAGTTATATCATAATTGTTATTAGGATCAACCGCCCAGAAATAACTTAGATTTACAAACAAGGTTAGTTCTGGTGCTGTAGCAGCTGTAAAGTCTAAAGAAGGAGAAATAAGCGTTTCATTTTGAGCAACAAGCGCTGGGTCGTATTGAACTTCAGCAGCTCCAGTACCACCATTTGCGTTGGTAGACAACTGAAACGTAAAATTTGTATTGGTACTATTTAAAGTCCATCCAGCTGGTGGAAAAGTACCGCTTTCAAAATCTTCTGAAAGGAATTGTCCATAAGAAATAGCGCTTATGAAAAGTACGATTA is drawn from Nonlabens dokdonensis DSW-6 and contains these coding sequences:
- the galE gene encoding UDP-glucose 4-epimerase GalE; this translates as MKILVTGGLGYIGSHVVVELQNLDFDVIIVDNLSNASLNVLENITSITGKQPEFKKLDVRDKNALSAFFKNHNDIDGIIHFAAFKAVGESVSNPLMYYENNINSLIYLLQNIEEKEISFIFSSSCTVYGQADVLPVTEDSPVKPAESPYGNTKQIGEEIIKETCKVNSNLKAISLRYFNPIGAHESAKIGELPLGVPQNLVPYITQTAIGLREQLSVFGKDYPTRDGTAIRDYIHVVDLAKAHVAALKRLLLNEADTNYEYFNVGTGDGSTVMEVVTAFEKATGEKLNYKFKERRSGDVIAAYADTTKVSETLGWEAKYSLEESLLSAWNWEKQVRKSDIVE
- the rlmN gene encoding 23S rRNA (adenine(2503)-C(2))-methyltransferase RlmN — protein: MKEKKRDIRALTKEQLRDFFIEKGEKAFRGNQVYEWLWKKGAHSFDDMTNLSKETRLFLDTYFDINHIKVDDMQRSQDGTIKNAVKLHDGLTVESVLIPTATRTTACVSSQVGCSLNCEFCATARLKRMRNLQPDEIYDQVVAIDQQSRMYHGFPLSNIVFMGMGEPLMNYNNVLKSIEKITGEDGLGMSPKRITLSTSGVPKMMKKLADDGPKFNLALSLHSAIDEKRTKIMPFNEQFPLADIKEALKYWYDKTGTRVTYEYVVWKGINDTIDDVHELIKFCKVIPCKVNIIEYNSIDDPRFEQASPKAIDLYKTQLERNHIIVNVRRSRGKDIDAACGQLANKQ
- a CDS encoding aryl-sulfate sulfotransferase, yielding MIAKISNTRLWSKMVLVLTVTLIYSCKDDDDMMVITPEVETEANITVYDADRLTDDYVLVSPFRGNTSFLINREGNVLQRWSSSESTLMGYLREDGSVVRSVVTGVDNGIIIGGKTGAIEIIDKNNNQIWKWELDTSTEALHHDIALLPNGNILASVWVVKDRAECIANGRDPNTIVEDRLVIDKVIEIEPVGTNQANIVWEWSLWDHLVQDFDSNQLNFGDASNGSLFDINQSTEGINFTHVNGLDYIPSLDQIILNSRVLDEFIIIDHDLTTQQAATNTGGRYNKGGQILYRWGNPESYNSGTSADRQLHDQHDTTFVGDNILSRGTFLVFDNQDDPNFSTIKEVNINVTADGVYPSLPGTGNNPSTPVWSYSSEEITSPRTSGVQRLPSGNSLITSTSGDIIREVNYAGDILWELDTTIEVDGVLEIDSSGFKSRSYPKNFAGVTALGL
- a CDS encoding T9SS type A sorting domain-containing protein; translated protein: MKKITLLIVLFISAISYGQFLSEDFESGTFPPAGWTLNSTNTNFTFQLSTNANGGTGAAEVQYDPALVAQNETLISPSLDFTAATAPELTLFVNLSYFWAVDPNNNYDITISARQGANTTALWTEADLGVFTSFTWIEVTLDLTAYAGLNNVFVEINYTGTDGASFNLDDILVEEAPACDIPNNLSFDATNLTNTTADVTWDNAGNFDIRYGEFPYAVRDAGGTVDTVLAGNSYQLTGLTPGVSYNVFVRQSCAGGLLSDWEEVIVGTTPVPGVAFPFDEDFEPDANQALVLNLGINYLSTTGNWGYRQDDLSDGDTTNDYASNGVGSVFSNSTFTDAAADATIYLGPYTLAANSQYTFSFQQRNRVVSDATTPNKDIEVVAATTTDGTTNTLLATFDDMNNVTHQMRSGTFTPTAAGDYYFGIRDKSALLTGVTTANSVYADAVNITSTLSVDDVNGIDLNYFFNSTTNNFNIEITEGILDNIEVYNLLGQQVIHQQVDHSSASIDMNAATDGVYIAKINFNGKTRSIKFVK
- a CDS encoding Glu/Leu/Phe/Val dehydrogenase dimerization domain-containing protein, coding for MKELLKRYENAEPEIVFHWNDPETDAEGWTVINSLRGGAAGGGTRMRKGLDKNEVLSLAKTMEIKFTVSGPAIGGAKSGINFDPQDPRKKGVLERWYKAVSPLLKSYYGTGGDLNVDEIHEVIPMTEDCGVWHPQEGVFNGHFAPTEADKINRIGQLRQGVIKVIENPTFSPDVSRKYTVADMITGFGVAEAVKHFYDIYGGDVKGKRAVVQGFGNVGSAAAFYLSQMGAKVVGIIDRVGGLINEDGFSHQEITDLFLNKDGNTLRAKELIPFEEVNERIWNIKTEVFAPCAASRLISQEQIDQMISSGLEVISCGANVPFADKEIFFGSIMEHTDEKVSLIPDFISNCGMARVFAYFMERRVQMTDEAIFNDTSMTIRNAIQNTFNNNSSKKQISSTAFEIALKQLV
- a CDS encoding anhydro-N-acetylmuramic acid kinase; protein product: MNHQYYNVLGVMSGTSLDGIDIAHVTLVRKDRWSFQIHTTETFPYSAAMKQKLKDAIHGDNTSISSLNKEYTTYLAENINRFIKKNDITNLLAVCSHGHTIFHQPSKGLTLQIGNLPELASLINKRLICDFRVQDVALKGQGAPLVPIGDQLLFGDYDYCLNLGGFANLSFSDNDIRIAFDICPVNVVLNHYALKLGKEYDAGGAFAKAGTIQTSILKNLNRLEFYNLEAPKSLGLEWVNENIFEILDCITNNYDIIATFTEHVAIQISKQIKDNSSVLITGGGAFNSYLINRIKKLSSARIVIPDDKIVENKEALIFAFLGVLKLRNENNCLASVTGATQDHSSGRIYVP
- a CDS encoding T9SS type A sorting domain-containing protein, producing the protein MRKVYVLIMFFVCQIAMAQVTNEATPRGWDLALKSQPQKIIMPSFDLEAVKQQDIIDDEITTKPYKFGHKIPVDLNLFNSGLWTQLDNGDRIWRLNIESKGARTINFLFDRYDLPAGAEMYLYNNDRSDRMGPYTESENQEDGILGSWIIYGDNVWIEYYEPAAVRNQGRISIEQVVHGYRGFGIEEENYLKLNESGACNVDVQCNPNQGSFTGTDWTTIRNNYRQAVARIIINGNGLCTGTMINNVREDATPYFYTANHCLGVSDGASSSYNANNWSFGFEWFTNTPDCATFNNTIGPFNPTQVLNGASLKMNHGFSDTALFELNQTPPLVWNLYYGGWDRTTTVPVEQLGVHHPSGDIMKLCRNDQAAVAQNVTIGGVTANTWAIADWDYGVTEGGSSGSCLLNNSGQIIGELYGGAAFCNGTNDNAQPDFYGRFSTAWNGGGTAATRLRDWLDPDNTAPNTLDGEFYDILNNDEVTSTISIEIYPNPTSGILNVTLENAATYNIYDLSGKLIQSGSFDQLENQLNIKSFANGIYLLKVQDGSRSITEKIAKI
- a CDS encoding acyl-CoA dehydrogenase translates to MDFGLTEEHLMIRDAARDFARTELLPGVIERDNLQKFPTEQVKKMGELGFLGMMASPKYGGGGMDTISYVLVMEELSKIDASASVIVSVNNSLVCWGLDTYGNEAQKEKYLTKLTTGESIGAFCLSEPEAGSDATSQKTTAIDKGDHYVLNGTKNWITNGNSADFYLVIAQTDKEKKHKGINAFIVEKGWDGFEVGVKEDKLGIRGSDTHSLIFNDVKVPKENRIGEDGFGFKFAMKTLSGGRIGIAAQALGIASGAYELARDYSKVRKAFGTEICNHQAIAFKLADMHTNITAARHLVMQSAWDKDQGRNYDMSGAMAKLFASQVAMDTTVEAVQVHGGNGYVKEYHVERLMRDAKITQIYEGTSEIQKIVISRGLLKD